Proteins encoded together in one Pseudorca crassidens isolate mPseCra1 chromosome 17, mPseCra1.hap1, whole genome shotgun sequence window:
- the LY6E gene encoding lymphocyte antigen 6E, producing MKVFLPVLLAALLGVEQVHSLVCFSCVNENSNWYCLKPTVCSDTDNYCVTVSASAGIGDVVDFGYTLNKGCSPICPIQSVHLGVASVGTHCCQSFLCNLSAADGGLRASAAVLGLGLLLSLLSALLRFGP from the exons ATGAAGGTCTTCCTGCCGGTGCTGCTGGCTGCCCTCCTGGGTGTGGAGCAAG TCCACTCCCTGGTGTGCTTCTCTTGCGTGAATGAGAACAGCAACTGGTACTGCCTGAAGCCCACCGTCTGCTCCGACACAGACAACTACTGTGTGACCGTCTCTGCGTCCGCTGGCATCG GGGACGTGGTGGACTTCGGCTACACCCTGAACAAGGGCTGCTCCCCGATCTGCCCCATCCAGAGCGTCCATCTCGGTGTGGCGTCCGTGGGCACCCACTGCTGCCAGAGCTTCCTGTGCAACTTGAGTGCGGCCGACGGCGGGCTGCGGGCCAGCGCCGCTGTGCTGGGCCTCGGGCTCCTGCTCAGCCTGCTGTCGGCTCTGCTGCGATTTGGCCCCTGA